One segment of Macrotis lagotis isolate mMagLag1 chromosome 1, bilby.v1.9.chrom.fasta, whole genome shotgun sequence DNA contains the following:
- the LOC141489847 gene encoding olfactory receptor 51G2-like produces MAYFNASSIHSSTFYLTGIPAYEAIHHWISNPFCIIYFIGIVGNCTILHVIQTNPSFHEPMYYFLAMLFFADIGMSLPTLISVLQVLWFISREIEFNPCVIQMFFIHSFSFMESGVLLAMAFDRYVAICHPLRYATILTPQRIAKIGIFAILRSALPIIPLMIRLTYFPFCHSHVLSHSYCLHQDIIQLVCADTKFNSIYGLFVLILYWGFDALGILVSYIFILHSVLNIASWEERPKALNTCVSYICAVLILYVPMIGLSIVHHFAKHASPLVHVLMAHIYLLVPPVLNPIIYSVKNKKIRRGIIHLITPKGMYSTLK; encoded by the coding sequence ATGGCATATTTCAATGCCAGTAGTATCCATTCCTCCACATTTTACCTTACTGGAATTCCTGCTTATGAAGCAATACACCACTGGATCTCTAATCCCTTCTGCATCATATACTTTATTGGAATAGTGGGAAATTGCACCATCCTTCATGTAATCCAAACTAACCCAAGCTTCCATGAACCAATGTACTATTTCTTAGCTATGTTGTTTTTTGCAGACATAGGCATGTCCCTTCCTACCCTTATATCTGTCCTCCAAGTGTTGTGGTTCATATCCAGAGAGATTGAATTCAATCCCTGTGTGATACAGATGTTTTTCATCCATTCCTTCTCTTTCATGGAATCAGGAGTGCTCCTAGCAATGGCCTTTGATCGCTATGTAGCTATCTGTCATCCATTAAGGTATGCCACTATCCTTACCCCACAGCGCATAGCTAAAATTGGGATATTTGCTATTCTTAGGAGTGCTCTCCCTATCATTCCACTCATGATTCGTCTGACATATTTCCCATTCTGTCATTCTCATGTACTCTCTCATTCTTATTGCCTTCATCAAGATATAATACAGTTGGTTTGTGCAGACACCAAATTCAATTCTATCTATGGATTGTTTGTGCTCATTCTATACTGGGGATTTGATGCACTTGGCATTCTGGTGTCTTACATCTTCATCCTTCACTCTGTGTTGAACATTGCATCCTGGGAGGAGAGACCCAAGGCCCTCAATACATGTGTTTCTTATATCTGTGCTGTCCTTATCCTTTATGTGCCCATGATTGGCCTTTCCATTGTGCACCATTTTGCCAAGCATGCCTCTCCCCTTGTGCATGTCCTTATGGCTCATATTTACCTGCTAGTGCCCCCTGTTCTCAACCCCATTATCTATAgtgtgaaaaataagaaaattcgtAGGGGTATCATCCACCTTATCACTCCCAAAGGAATGTACTCCACATTAAAGTAG
- the LOC141507776 gene encoding olfactory receptor 51I2-like: MDSFNNSAFRSFLLTGFPGLETAHPQISVLVCVLYLIAIVGYSLILVVIWQSQSLHEPMNYFLSMSAASDLGICATTLPTLLKLFWLNAHQIAFDSCLVQMFFIHVFSLMESGILLTMAFDRYVAISNPLHYASILTSSTIIKIGFGLILRATAVILPIPFLIKRLKFCKANVLSHSYCLHLDIIKLSCSDHHINSIYGLILLIITFGLDSVLILLSYLRILITVLGIVSHEEQLKALNTCVSHICAVLLISIPMLGVCIIHCFGNHVPPVIHIIMGYVYLLVPTVLNTIVYCIKTREIRTCILRLCQTKLKKKEKIE; the protein is encoded by the coding sequence ATGGACTCTTTCAACAACAGTGCCTTCAGATCTTTTCTTCTGACTGGCTTTCCAGGGCTGGAGACTGCACATCCACAGATCTCTGTTCTCGTCTGTGTTCTTTACCTGATTGCAATTGTAGGGTACAGTTTAATCCTGGTGGTGATCTGGCAATCACAGTCACTCCATGAGCCAATGAACTATTTCCTTTCCATGTCAGCTGCCAGTGATCTAGGCATTTGTGCCACCACCCTGCCCACCCTACTCAAGCTCTTCTGGCTCAATGCCCATCAGATTGCTTTTGACTCTTGCCTGGTTCAGATGTTTTTCATCCATGTCTTTTCCCTCATGGAGTCCGGCATCCTGCTGACCATGGCTTTTGATCGATATGTAGCCATCTCCAATCCTCTCCATTATGCATCCATCTTGACCAGTTCTACCATTATCAAGATTGGCTTTGGTCTCATACTTAGGGCAACTGCAGTCATCCTCCCAATACCATTCCTCATCAAGAGACTAAAGTTCTGTAAGGCCAATGTCCTTTCCCACTCCTACTGCCTTCATCTAGATATTATCAAACTCTCCTGCTCTGACCACCATATCAATAGCATCTATGGTCTCATCCTCCTCATCATTACTTTTGGTCTAGACTCTGTGCTCATTCTTCTCTCCTACCTGAGAATCCTGATCACAGTGTTGGGCATTGTTTCCCATGAAGAGCAGCTCAAGGCTTTAAACACCTGTGTCTCCCACATCTGTGCTGTCTTGCTCATCTCCATACCCATGCTGGGGGTATGCATCATTCACTGTTTTGGGAACCATGTCCCACCTGTGATTCATATCATTATGGGCTATGTTTACCTACTTGTCCCGACTGTGCTCAACACCATTGTTTACTGCATCAAAACTCGTGAGATTCGCACCTGCATCCTCAGACTTTGtcagacaaaattaaaaaaaaaggaaaaaatagaataa